One window from the genome of Labeo rohita strain BAU-BD-2019 chromosome 10, IGBB_LRoh.1.0, whole genome shotgun sequence encodes:
- the LOC127171565 gene encoding LOW QUALITY PROTEIN: C3a anaphylatoxin chemotactic receptor-like (The sequence of the model RefSeq protein was modified relative to this genomic sequence to represent the inferred CDS: substituted 2 bases at 2 genomic stop codons), whose product MKMISLVFYSLTLILGIPGNAFVMYVAGLKMKRTVNTVGFLNLAIADLLCCLSTLYYVAENSLEENWPYESVFICKILPFVMFITMFASVFTLSLISLDRFTQVITPVWAQNHRSLLIARLSCVVAWVLAVILSLPFMMLRGNSTDGKKQCLLYKSDKEQMYRNLSVIRFVFGFLVPLICITTCYGFIAHKLGRSHFHSGRAFRIMLAVIVAFFLCWLPYHTVQLLIMYGERSSVLAALAVDPLTISLAHFNSCLNPTLYVFIGQDFKSNVKLSLRRVFERAFSEEGAQASXSTQSXQMQSV is encoded by the coding sequence ATGAAGATGATTTCTTTGGTCTTCTATTCCCTGACCTTGATCCTCGGCATTCCTGGAAATGCATTTGTCATGTATGTTGCTGGATTGAAGATGAAGAGGACCGTTAATACGGTTGGGTTTCTCAATCTAGCAATTGCCGACCTCTTGTGTTGCCTCTCCACTCTTTACTATGTTGCAGAAAACTCTCTCGAAGAAAACTGGCCATATGAATCTGTCTTCATATGCAAGATTCTCCCCTTTGTTATGTTCATCACCATGTTTGCCAGTGTTTTCACCTTGAGCTTGATTAGTCTGGATCGCTTTACGCAGGTGATCACACCGGTTTGGGCTCAAAATCATCGCAGCCTATTAATTGCACGACTGTCCTGTGTAGTGGCCTGGGTTCTGGCAGTAATTCTTAGTCTGCCTTTCATGATGTTAAGAGGGAATTCCACAGATGGTAAAAAGCAATGCCTGCTTTATAAATCTGATAAAGAGCAAATGTATAGAAACTTAAGCGTCATCAGATTTGTGTTTGGCTTTTTGGTTCCTCTCATATGCATCACAACATGCTATGGATTCATCGCACACAAGTTAGGCAGGAGTCATTTTCACTCTGGACGAGCGTTTCGCATCATGTTGGCTGTAATCGTGGCCTTTTTTCTGTGCTGGTTGCCGTATCACACAGTGCAGTTGTTAATCATGTACGGTGAGAGATCAAGTGTCTTGGCAGCTTTAGCAGTGGATCCGTTAACCATCTCTTTGGCGCATTTCAACAGCTGTCTGAACCCCACTTTGTATGTTTTCATAGGGCAGGATTTTAAAAGCAATGTTAAACTTTCTCTAAGACGTGTTTTTGAAAGAGCTTTCTCTGAGGAGGGAGCACAAGCGTCATGATCCACACAGTCATAACAAATGCAGTCAGTGTAG